Proteins encoded within one genomic window of Triticum aestivum cultivar Chinese Spring chromosome 2D, IWGSC CS RefSeq v2.1, whole genome shotgun sequence:
- the LOC123054014 gene encoding probable inactive beta-glucosidase 14 isoform X1 has product MAREAALWLLLLFSAHLLLRRASAIDRGQFPPPTSFLFGTSTSAYQIEGGYLEGKKGLSNWDVYTHKQGTIEDGSNGDIAADHYHRYMEDIELMHSLGVNSYRFPPGHCSKPYGNCAFGNSSIEPYIVGHNMILSHANAVSIYRNNYQETQGGYIGIAVAARWYEPLRNTTVDQLAVERAISFNVPWFLDPIILGDYPAEMRKILGPTLPEFTLKQKKKLHATKLDFIGLNHYSTWYLKDCIFSSCEMDPMDGDARALSLAERDGVPIGKQTGAPFFYDVPHGMEKVVMYYKQRYNNTPTYITENGYAQASNSSMTAKDFTGDTERIDYISGYLTYLVSAMRKGADVRGYFVWSILDDFEWTSGYKDRFGLYHVDFKTQKRTPKLSAEWFREFLKGSLVSREFQNGSQLQQYYTS; this is encoded by the exons ATGGCGCGCGAGGCGGCCCTGTGGCTTCTCCTCCTCTTCTCTGCTCACCTGCTCCTCCGACGTGCTTCGGCGATCGACCGCGGCCAGTTCCCTCCTCCGACGAGCTTCCTGTTCGGGACATCCACCTCTGCTTACCAG ATTGAAGGTGGATATTTGGAGGGTAAGAAAGGCCTAAGTAATTGGGATGTCTACACCCACAAGCAAG GCACAATTGAGGATGGAAGCAATGGTGATATTGCTGCTGATCACTACCATCGTTACATG GAAGACATCGAGTTGATGCATTCCTTGGGAGTGAACTCATATAGGTTCCCTCCTGGTCATTGTTCTAAGCCATATGGGAATTGTGCCTTTGGAAATTCTTCAATAGAGCCATACATAGTAGGTCACAATATGATACTTTCACATGCAAACGCTGTGAGTATTTACAGAAATAACTATCAG GAGACACAAGGTGGATATATTGGAATTGCTGTCGCCGCAAGATGGTATGAACCATTGCGAAATACCACAGTCGACCAACTAGCAGTTGAACGGGCTATATCTTTCAATGTTCCATG GTTTCTGGACCCTATAATTCTTGGTGATTATCCTGCAGAGATGCGCAAAATCTTGGGTCCAACCCTACCAGAGTTCAcattaaagcagaagaagaaactccatgcaaccAAACTGGATTTTATTGGGCTAAATCATTATTCCACATGGTATTTGAAGGACTGCATCTTTTCATCATGTGAAATGGATCCTATGGATGGGGACGCGCGAGCGTTGAGTTTAGCAGAACGAGATGGGGTGCCTATCGGTAAACAG ACAGGAGCACCATTCTTCTATGATGTTCCACATGGGATGGAAAAGGTGGTCATGTATTACAAACAAAGATACAACAACACCCCAACATATATTACAGAAAATG GTTATGCTCAAGCAAGCAATAGCAGCATGACTGCTAAGGATTTTACCGGTGACACAGAAAGAATTGATTACATCAGTGGCTACCTCACCTATTTAGTCTCGGCAATGAG GAAAGGAGCTGACGTACGTGGTTACTTTGTGTGGTCTATCCTCGACGACTTCGAGTGGACTTCGGGATACAAGGACAGATTCGGGCTCTACCATGTCGACTTTAAGACGCAGAAGAGGACGCCGAAATTATCAGCTGAATGGTTCAGGGAGTTCCTCAAAGGTTCACTTGTGTCAAGAGAGTTCCAAAATGGATCACAGCTGCAGCAGTACTATACTTCCTGA
- the LOC123054014 gene encoding probable inactive beta-glucosidase 14 isoform X2 has product MAREAALWLLLLFSAHLLLRRASAIDRGQFPPPTSFLFGTSTSAYQIEGGYLEGKKGLSNWDVYTHKQGTIEDGSNGDIAADHYHRYMEDIELMHSLGVNSYRFPPGHCSKPYGNCAFGNSSIEPYIVGHNMILSHANAVSIYRNNYQETQGGYIGIAVAARWFLDPIILGDYPAEMRKILGPTLPEFTLKQKKKLHATKLDFIGLNHYSTWYLKDCIFSSCEMDPMDGDARALSLAERDGVPIGKQTGAPFFYDVPHGMEKVVMYYKQRYNNTPTYITENGYAQASNSSMTAKDFTGDTERIDYISGYLTYLVSAMRKGADVRGYFVWSILDDFEWTSGYKDRFGLYHVDFKTQKRTPKLSAEWFREFLKGSLVSREFQNGSQLQQYYTS; this is encoded by the exons ATGGCGCGCGAGGCGGCCCTGTGGCTTCTCCTCCTCTTCTCTGCTCACCTGCTCCTCCGACGTGCTTCGGCGATCGACCGCGGCCAGTTCCCTCCTCCGACGAGCTTCCTGTTCGGGACATCCACCTCTGCTTACCAG ATTGAAGGTGGATATTTGGAGGGTAAGAAAGGCCTAAGTAATTGGGATGTCTACACCCACAAGCAAG GCACAATTGAGGATGGAAGCAATGGTGATATTGCTGCTGATCACTACCATCGTTACATG GAAGACATCGAGTTGATGCATTCCTTGGGAGTGAACTCATATAGGTTCCCTCCTGGTCATTGTTCTAAGCCATATGGGAATTGTGCCTTTGGAAATTCTTCAATAGAGCCATACATAGTAGGTCACAATATGATACTTTCACATGCAAACGCTGTGAGTATTTACAGAAATAACTATCAG GAGACACAAGGTGGATATATTGGAATTGCTGTCGCCGCAAGATG GTTTCTGGACCCTATAATTCTTGGTGATTATCCTGCAGAGATGCGCAAAATCTTGGGTCCAACCCTACCAGAGTTCAcattaaagcagaagaagaaactccatgcaaccAAACTGGATTTTATTGGGCTAAATCATTATTCCACATGGTATTTGAAGGACTGCATCTTTTCATCATGTGAAATGGATCCTATGGATGGGGACGCGCGAGCGTTGAGTTTAGCAGAACGAGATGGGGTGCCTATCGGTAAACAG ACAGGAGCACCATTCTTCTATGATGTTCCACATGGGATGGAAAAGGTGGTCATGTATTACAAACAAAGATACAACAACACCCCAACATATATTACAGAAAATG GTTATGCTCAAGCAAGCAATAGCAGCATGACTGCTAAGGATTTTACCGGTGACACAGAAAGAATTGATTACATCAGTGGCTACCTCACCTATTTAGTCTCGGCAATGAG GAAAGGAGCTGACGTACGTGGTTACTTTGTGTGGTCTATCCTCGACGACTTCGAGTGGACTTCGGGATACAAGGACAGATTCGGGCTCTACCATGTCGACTTTAAGACGCAGAAGAGGACGCCGAAATTATCAGCTGAATGGTTCAGGGAGTTCCTCAAAGGTTCACTTGTGTCAAGAGAGTTCCAAAATGGATCACAGCTGCAGCAGTACTATACTTCCTGA